A window of Pseudomonas denitrificans (nom. rej.) genomic DNA:
GCGGGTGAGTGGCGTGCGGCTCAAGGACGACAGCGACCTGCCCGAAGCAATCGATCGGAACCGGCCCGCGCCTGACAAGGTCTGAATCACAGCGTATCGTGACGCTCTACTGCCACTGTCGGAGACGGGACCATGCCCTGGTATGCCTGGTTGATCATCGCCCTAGCCCTGGGCTCCATCGTCGGCGCGCTGATGATGCTGCGCGACACCGCGAAGAAGCTCCCGCTCACCGAGGAACAGCTCAAGCGCATCCACGAGCGCAACGCCGAGATGGATGCCAAGGAAGCCGACGACAAGCGATGAAAATCGCCTAACTGACTGACGCTTCAGTCAAAAACTGGCCATAGCCATGGCCAGCGGCAGTCGAAATTGCCTAGACTGCGCCTCCTTGTTGGAGGAAAGAATGCTCAGGAAACTCCTGCCGCTGCTGCCAATCGTGTTGTTGCTCTGCGGATTCGCGCTGGGTTTCGTCCAGCCGGTGGGGTTGCTGATCGGCGCCGTCTACGTCGCCTGGACCCTCTACGGCGAGCATCGCCTGCCGCGCCTGCTCTGGTGGCTGGTGTGCCTCGTGCTCAGTATCGCCCTGGCCGCGCACCTGCTGCCGGGCACTACCTCCTGGACCCTCTGGCCGGTGCGCCAGCTCAGCCCGGACGCTCCCGTCTACGCCCTGCACCTGTCCTGGGACAAGGCGCTGGTGGGCGCCACCCTGCTCGCCTGGTGGCTGCGCCGCGACCCAGTGCCGACGGAGAAACGCTCGCCGGACTTCGCCGCCATCGTCATCGTCACCACGCTGTTCGCCGTGCCGCTGGTGGCCGTCGCCGGTGGCCTGGTGGTGTGGAATCCGAAATGGCCGCCCGGCTTCTGGCTGTGGATGCTGGTCAACGTCTGCGTGATCTCGCTGACCGAGGAAGCCTTCTTCCGCGGCCTGCTGCAGACTGAGCTGGTGCGCCGCTTCGGCGCCTTCGCCGGGGTGGCAGTCGCCAGCGTGCTGTTCGGCATGGTGCACTGGCCGATCAAC
This region includes:
- a CDS encoding DUF2897 family protein, encoding MPWYAWLIIALALGSIVGALMMLRDTAKKLPLTEEQLKRIHERNAEMDAKEADDKR
- a CDS encoding CPBP family intramembrane glutamic endopeptidase, which gives rise to MLRKLLPLLPIVLLLCGFALGFVQPVGLLIGAVYVAWTLYGEHRLPRLLWWLVCLVLSIALAAHLLPGTTSWTLWPVRQLSPDAPVYALHLSWDKALVGATLLAWWLRRDPVPTEKRSPDFAAIVIVTTLFAVPLVAVAGGLVVWNPKWPPGFWLWMLVNVCVISLTEEAFFRGLLQTELVRRFGAFAGVAVASVLFGMVHWPINPLFAVVAGVAGLGYGLAFHFSGRLAVPVLLHAAVNCLHLLLFSYPLRII